In the genome of Bradysia coprophila strain Holo2 unplaced genomic scaffold, BU_Bcop_v1 contig_232, whole genome shotgun sequence, one region contains:
- the LOC119075713 gene encoding neurofibromin isoform X1 translates to MATQKPSEWANSLLGRFEEQLPYRIGPHGTQARLNQDQTMVCLIQISRYRFSLVISGLTKMLQRVNEMFQAPPQTRGHEPERCFYDSLIIILTTLERCLSNQPKDTARFEEAMNVKLLLREICQFIDVQSENNSTATSLKALASKVLFALSQNHFGAVFNRISARLQELSACTNEENPDYSDIELIQHVDLDVNRLIKLLTETIHKFRLLKKSAHLILLISLEKALWNWIEFHPQEFAELQLNHNEELSKCCETFFDILDSYAENKKSRAVVWPLQILLLVLSPKVLEEIVNADSGAPCSPRHLKKKHFMETIKRGLGVHASSKQLTETAATACVKLCKVSTYINICDSSNVTFQLVQSVINDLKTLLFNPVKPFSRGQGFNFQDIDLMIDCWVSCFRIKPHNNEALKVCLLLSSPPAYHFVIVSSLLKIVTQPRLPWWPQIDLVYVRSGELRALFTDTLNKATQGYIAHTPLRMITSLTLKSKDAQNRLTRPDEGPAHKALLLLMVRLIHADPMLLLNSLGKAGHEVQISTLELINGLVSLVHQPTMPDVAQEAMEALLALHSPDKIEVWNPEAPINTFWDVSSQVLFSISQKLIQHQIANYTDVLKWLREILICRNTFLQRHKDYANVGSQIAICRQAHIKLEVVFFMYLWSVDLDAVITSLSCFGLLCEEAEIRCGSDDYILPNYHLYQELAQASSTISTPNTESRFCFYEHTQGRVALQKNIMSLLRRIEHCVNGVQPAWEETFRNWEIISKMLQSYPKGKAEEGQAEMFHRTMVKRRASHQSSEHDLEEQITEWANMTWFLLALGGVCLQKPRSHRIMGQSTVSLGSLLQQSTTSLSSSASSGRGSLHPSTSSLVTSIGPSTQLDVQYCPVTQFIGQLLRLLVCNNEKFGPQMQKHVKELIGQEMSSQLYPLLFDQIRAIVEKFFDQQGQVIVSDINTQFIEHTIYIMKSILDGRQSKEQNDGDHQSTHYLGVTSIEGMMLGIVRYVRHLDMTVHAIHIKTKLCQLVEVMMKRRDDLAFRQEMKFRNKLVEYLTDWVMGTSHQIAPPSSGDVGIITSTSLIFRDLDQACMEAVAALLRGLPLQPEESDRGDLMDAKSALFLKYFTLFMNLLNDCVDSSEADKDVSNPPLLHPRPRITAGKLTALRNATICAMSNLLSANIDSGLMHSIDLGYNPDLQTRAAFMEVLTQILQQGTEFDTLAETVLADRFEQLVQLVTMISDKGELPIAMALANVVTTSQMDELSRVLVTLFDAKHLLSPLLWNMFYREVEVSDCMQTLFRGNSLGSKIMAFCFKIYGSSYLQSLLEPLIRPLLEEPNTSFEVDTARLEPQEDIEQNRRNIIALTQKVFDAITNSADRFPSQLRSMCHCLYQVLSKRFPNLLQNNIGAVGTVIFLRFINPAIVSPQELGIVGKQVPGSVKRGLMLMSKILQNIANHVEFSKEQHMLCFNDFLRAHFEAGRRFFIQIASDCESIDQTSHNMSFISDANVLALHRLLWTHQEKIGDYLSSSRDHKAVGRRPFDKMATLLAYLGPPEHKPVDSHLLFSSYARWSSIDMSSTNFEEIMVKHQMHEKEEFKTLKSMNIFYQAGTSKAGYPVFYYIARRYKIGETNGDLLIYHVILTLKPFCHSPFEVVIDFTHTCSDNRFRTEFLQKWFYVLPEVAYENVHAVYIYNCNSWVREYTKFHDRILAPLKGNRKLVFLDSPSKLNDAIEPEQQKLPGATLSLDEDLKVFNNALKLSHKDTKVAIKVGPTALQITSAEKTKVLAHSVLLNDVYYASEIEEVCLVDDNQFTLSIANESGQLSFIHNDCDNIVQAIIHIRNRWELSQPDSVTVHQKIRPKDVPGTLLNMALLNLGSADPNLRTAAYNQLCALSATFDLKIEGQLLETQGLCIPSNNTIFIKSVSEKLAHNEPHLTLEFLEECIQGFQRSTIELKHLCLEYMTPWLKNLVKFCKSADDSKKLKVSQILERLINLTIEQKEMYPSIQAKIWGSIGQIPELIDMVLDNFIQKSVTSGLGSAQVEIMADTAVALASANVQLVAKKVIGRLCRVMDKTCTNPTQFLEQHMMWDDIAILARYLLMLSFNNCLDVARHLPYLFHTVTFLVCSGSLSMRASTHGLVINIIHSLCTCTQPSFTEDTQRVLRLSLDEFSLPKFYLLFGISKVKSAAVTAFRSSCRHPPDKWLGNERVSQPLPADRERLSLPSLEVITDALLEIMESCMRDIPDCDWLQTWTSLARSFAFCYNPALQPRALIVYGCISKSVTDQDVKQLLRILVKALESFNDVVLIEALVMSLTRIQPLLRPESPIHRALFWVAISVLQLDEISLYAAGLALLEQNLHTLNSQGTFDKTTIVDVMTVTREPLEWHFKQLDHAVGLSFKSNFHFALVGHLLKGFRHPTPTTVSRTSRVLTMLLGIIAKPLRRDKFEVTSESVAYLTALVAVSEEVRSRCHVKHTLPRWPVESNVNEISDTTNMANHGMGMPLSRRQKSWDILDQSAIAFARQHKVPAHQEPPINKGKGWRSFDLNATATNSINSAVAHHNSSYLHVYQRQDFKNRRSSSEPPVQDTSSPSISRSALLNLNSACFSRDAVECDDGQSKDSGFIECLQNISSSVEERGSRSSVSNESNVLLDPEVLPDLSTQALVLTVLATLVKYSTDETETRVLYQYLAEGSVVFPRVFPVIHSLLDQKINNILSVSNDQLVLMAVQSIIQNMLATEDASQQQLHFLQSCGFGGLWRFAGPFTKYNMMGESSELFVNCLEAMVETCLPVEESAPVPPSPRPYHLSSSLSSLTLGSPTDKAFSSESLDCHDGFGGSVNSLRRASCSKARTTKHRLTDSPTHG, encoded by the exons ATGGCCACGCAAAAGCCGTCCGAGTGGGCTAATTCGTTGTTGGGCCGTTTCGAGGAGCag TTGCCATACCGTATCGGCCCACATGGAACTCAAGCCCGATTGAACCAAGACCAGACCATGGTCTGTCTCATTCAAATATCACGATATCGATTTTCACTGGTCATTTCGGGTCTAACGAAAATGCTTCAACGGGTCAACGAAATG TTCCAAGCACCGCCGCAAACCCGAGGACATGAGCCGGAACGTTGCTTCTACGATTCGTTGATAATAATACTGACTACACTGGAACGTTGTTTATCCAATCAGCCGAAAGACACAGCTCGATTTGAGGAAGCCATGAATGTCAAGTTACTTTTACGAGAAATCTGCCAATTTATCG ATGTTCAAAGTGAAAATAATTCGACTGCAACGTCGTTGAAGGCACTGGCGTCAAAAGTTCTATTCGCCCTATCACAGAATCACTTCGGTGCAGTGTTCAATCGAATATCGGCTCGATTGCAGGAGCTCAGTGCCTGTACGAACGAAGAGAATCCCGATTACAGTGACATCGAACTGATACAACACGTTGACCTGGATGTGAATCGACTGATCAAATTGCTAACGGAGACGATTCACAAGTTTCGATTGTTGAAGAAGTCGGcgcatttgattttgttgatatCGCTGGAAAAGGCACTGTGGAATTGGATCGAATTTCATCCGCAAGAGTTTGCTGAACTGCAACTGAACCACAATGAGGAGTTGTCCAA GTGCTgcgaaacatttttcgatattttggactCGTACGCTGAGAATAAGAAGAGCAGAGCGGTTGTATGGCCACTGCAAATACTGCTGCTTGTTTTGAGTCCA AAAGTCCTCGAAGAGATTGTGAATGCCGACTCGGGTGCTCCATGCTCGCCGCgacatttgaaaaagaaacatttcatGGAGACCATCAAACGGGGACTAGGCGTCCATGCCTCGTCAAAACAGTTGACCGAAACAGCAGCTACCGCTTGCGTGAAGCTATGCAAAGTGTCGACGTACATCAATATTTGTGATTCGAGTAATGTGACCTTTCAGTTGGTCCAGAGTGTCATTAATGACTTGAAG ACACTGCTGTTCAATCCGGTTAAGCCGTTTTCGCGTGGACAAGGCTTCAACTTCCAAGACATCGATCTCATGATTGACTGCTGGGTGTCGTGTTTCCGAATCAAACCGCACAACAACGAAGCATTAAAAGTGTGTCTACTGCTATCCTCACCGCCAGCCTATCATTTCGTCATCGTCAGTTCATTGCTAAA AATAGTGACACAACCTCGACTGCCATGGTGGCCACAAATTGACTTAGTCTACGTTCGATCCGGCGAACTGCGTGCATTATTTACGGACACACTGAATAAAGCGACGCAAGGTTACATAGCACACACACCGTTGAGAATGATCACATCGCTGACTCTCAAATCGAAAGACGCACAAAATCGTTTAACGCGACCCGACGAAGGCCCGGCTCACAAGGCCTTGCTTTTGTTGATGGTTCGATTAATCCATGCCGATCCGATGCTGTTGCTAAACAGTTTAGGTAAAGCCGGACACGAAGTACAAATATCCACGCTGGAGTTGATCAACGGACTGGTGAGCTTAGTCCATCAGCCGACTATGCCCGATGTGGCTCAAGAAGCTATGGAGGCTTTGTTGGCGCTTCATTCACCGGATAAAATCGAAGTATGGAATCCCGAAGCACCGATCAATACATTCTGGGACGTCAGTTCTCAGGTCCTGTTTTCCATATCGCAAAAGCTCATCCAACATCAAATTGCCAACTACACCGACGTTCTGAAATGGTTGCGAGAGATCCTAATCTGTCGTAATACGTTCCTGCAACGGCACAAAGATTATGCCAACGTGGGCAGCCAAAT TGCAATCTGTCGCCAAGCGCACATCAAATTGGAAGTGGTTTTCTTCATGTATCTCTGGTCAGTAGACTTGGATGCCGTCATAACGTCACTGTCCTGTTTCGGTTTGCTCTGTGAAGAAGCTGAAATCCGATGCGGTTCCGATGACTACATACTGCCGAATTATCATTTATACCAAGAATTGGCTCAGGCGTCTAGTACAATCAGTACACCCAACACAGAATCTCGCTTCTGTTTCTACGAACACACACAAGGCCGTGTTGCACTGCAGAAGAACATTATGTCGCTGCTCCGACGCATCGAACATTGTGTGAATGGTGTTCAACCGGCTTGGGAAGAGACGTTCCGCAACTGGGAAATCATAAGCAAAATGTTGCAATCGTATCCGAAAGGTAAAGCCGAAGAAGGCCAAGCCGAAATGTTCCATCGTACGATGGTGAAGCGTCGCGCTAGCCACCAAAGTTCCGAACACGATCTGGAGGAACAGATAACGGAATGGGCCAACATGACATGGTTTCTGTTGGCACTCGGTGGTGTTTGTTTGCAAAAGCCGCGTTCTCATCGCATCATGGGCCAGAGTACGGTTTCGTTGGGTTCGTTGCTTCAACAATCGACCACATCGCTGTCCAGTTCGGCTAGTTCGGGACGTGGATCGCTACATCCGAGTACAAGTTCGTTGGTAACGTCGATCGGGCCGAGTACACAGCTCGATGTTCAGTATTGTCCAGTGACGCA ATTCATCGGCCAGTTACTTCGTTTGCTGGTGTGCAATAACGAGAAATTCGGACCTCAGATGCAGAAGCATGTCAAAGAGTTAATTGGTCAAGAAATGTCAT CTCAATTGTATCCGTTGTTGTTCGATCAGATTCGGGCCATTGTGGAGAAATTCTTTGATCAGCAAGGGCAG GTCATCGTATCGGACATCAATACGCAATTCATCGAACACACCATCTACATCATGAAGTCCATTCTGGATGGCCGTCAGAGCAAAGAACAAAACGATGGCGATCATCAATCCACGCACTATTTGGGCGTGACGAGCATCGAAGGCATGATGCTTGGTATTGTACGTTACGTTCGGCATTTGGATATGACCGTGCATGCCATACACATCAAAACGAAATTGTGCCAATTGGTCGAGGTGATGATGAAGCGACGTGACGATCTGGCCTTTCGGcaggaaatgaaatttcgtaaCAAATTGGTGGAATATCTGACCGATTGGGTGATGGGTACGAGTCATCAAATTGCACCGCCTAGTTCGGGTGACGTCGGAATCATTACGAGTACGTCGCTGATATTCCGAGATTTGGACCAAGCGTGCATGGAGGCGGTGGCTGCTTTGTTGCGAGGATTGCCACTGCAGCCGGAGGAATCGGATCGTGGCGATTTGATGGATGCGAAGAGCGCGttgtttttgaaatatttcacaTTGTTCATGAACCTGTTGAACGATTGTGTTGACAGTTCCGAAGCCGATAAGGACGTGAGCAATCCACCATTGTTACATCCAAGACCACGAATTACTGCCGGTAAATTGACTGCCCTGCGAAACGCAACAATTTGTGCGATGTCCAATTTGCTATCGGCTAACATCGATTCGGGCCTCATGCACTCTATAGACTTAGGCTACAATCCTGATCTTCAGACTCGAGCCGCCTTCATGGAAGTTCtcacacaaattttgcaacAGGGAACCGAATTTGACACTCTAGCTGAAACGGTACTTGCGGATCGTTTCGAACAGTTGGTCCAATTGGTCACAATGATAAGTGACAAGGGAGAATTGCCTATTGCCATGGCATTGGCAAACGTCGTAACGACCTCTCAGATGGATGAATTGTCAAGGGTGTTGGTTACATTGTTCGATGCCAAACACTTGCTGTCACCGCTGTTGTGGAACATGTTTTATCGCGAGGTTGAAGTGTCCGATTGCATGCAAACGTTATTCCGTGGAAATTCGCTGGGCAGTAAGATCATGGCGTTTTGCTTCAAAATTTACGGTTCCAGTTACTTACAATCACTCCTTGAGCCACTAATTCGTCCACTGCTCGAAGAACCGAACACCAGTTTTGAGGTGGACACGGCACGATTGGAACCACAAGAAGACATCGAACAAAATCGTCGGAACATAATTGCACTGACGCAAAAAGTCTTCGATGCCATAACCAATTCGGCCGACAGATTTCCGTCTCAGTTACGGTCAATGTGCCATTGTCTGTATCAAGTGTTGAGCAAACGTTTCCCTAATCTACTGCAAAACAATATCGGCGCCGTAGGTACGGTGATATTTCTACGATTCATCAATCCAGCCATTGTGTCGCCACAAGAATTGGGTATCGTTGGAAAACAAGTACCCGGATCAGTGAAACGAG GCCTGATGTTGATGAGTAAGATCTTGCAAAACATTGCCAACCATGTCGAGTTCTCGAAGGAACAGCACATGCTGTGTTTCAACGATTTCCTGCGAGCCCATTTCGAAGCTGGTCGAAG ATTCTTCATTCAAATTGCTTCCGATTGCGAATCAATCGACCAAACATCGCACAATATGAGCTTCATATCCGACGCGAATGTCTTGGCTTTGCATCGGTTGCTGTGGACTCATCAGGAGAAGATTG GTGACTATTTGTCAAGCAGCAGAGATCACAAGGCCGTTGGACGACGTCCATTCGATAAGATGGCAACATTACTCGCATACCTTGGACCACCCGAGCACAAGCCGGTCGATTCACA TCTTCTGTTCTCGTCCTATGCCCGATGGAGTTCGATCGACATGTCGTCGACGAATTTCGAGGAGATTATGGTCAAACATCAGATGCACGAAAAAGAGGAATTCAAGACACTGAAGTCGATGAACATATTTTATCAGGCCGGTACCAGCAAGGCAGGCTATCCGGTTTTCTACTACATTGCCCGGCGATATAAAATTGGCGAAACTAATGGCGATCTACTGATTTACCATGTTATTCTGACGTTGAAACCGTTCTGCCATTCCCCATTCGAAGTGGTCATCGACTTTACGCACACATGCTCCGATAACCGGTTCCGAACAGAATTCTTGCAGAAATGGTTCTATGTGCTGCCCGAGGTGGCctatgaaaatgttcacgCCGTTTACATTTACAATTGCAACTCATGGGTGCGGGAATACACAAAGTTTCATGACAGGATTCTGGCACCACTGAAG GGTAACCGTAAATTGGTCTTCCTCGATTCACCGAGTAAACTAAACGATGCCATCGAACCGGAACAGCAAAAATTGCCGGGTGCAACGCTTTCACTGGACGAAGACTTGAAAGTGTTTAACAACGCGCTGAAACTCAGTCACAAGGACACAAAAGTGGCCATAAAAGTGGGACCAACTGCGTTGCAAATTACTTCCGCCGAAAAGACCAAAGTACTGGCCCATTCCGTTCTGCTGAACGATGTGTACTATGCTTCCGAAATCGAAGAGGTGTGCTTGGTGGATGACAATCAATTCACGTTATCTATTGCGAACGAAAGCGGTCAATTGAGTTTCATCCACAACGACTGCGACAATATTGTCCAAGCCATCATTCACATCAGAAATCGCTGGGAGCTCAGCCAACCGGACAGTGTAACAGTTCATCAGAAAATTCGGCCAAAGGATGTGCCAGGAACATTGCTGAACATGGCCCTACTAAATCTTGGATCGGCCGATCCGAATCTACGTACCGCTGCCTACAATCAACTGTGCGCATTGTCGGCGACATTCGATTTGAAGATCGAAGGTCAGCTACTGGAGACACAGGGTCTGTGCATCCCATCGAACAacacaattttcatcaaatcggTCAGTGAAAAGCTGGCTCACAATGAGCCACATTTGACGCTAGAGTTTTTGGAGGAATGCATTCAGGGATTCCAACGCAGCACCATCGAATTGAAGCATTTGTGTTTGGAGTACATGACGCCGTGGCTGAAGAATCTTGTGAA GTTCTGCAAATCAGCCGACGATTCTAAAAAACTGAAGGTGTCACAGATTCTGGAGCGACTAATCAATTTGACAATTGAGCAGAAGGAGATGTATCCCTCCATTCAGGCCAAAATTTGGGGTTCAATCGGTCAAATACCCGAATTGATCGACATGGTGCTGgacaatttcattcaaaagtcCGTAACATCTGGCTTGGGCTCAGCTCAAGTGGAAATAATGGCTGACACAGCCGTTGCATTAG CCTCAGCAAATGTTCAATTGGTTGCAAAGAAAGTGATCGGCCGATTGTGTCGTGTCATGGACAAAACGTGTACGAATCCCACACAGTTCTTGGAACAGCACATGATGTGGGACGACATTGCCATTCTAGCCCGCTACTTGTTGATGTTATCGTTCAATAATTGCCTGGACGTTGCTCGCCATCTGCCCTATCTCTTTCACACAGTCACATTTCTGGTGTGTTCCGGATCGTTGTCGATGCGAGCGTCAACACATGGGCTCGTCATCAACATCATCCATTCGTTATGTACCTGCACACAACCGTCGTTTACTGAGGACACACAACGCGTTTTGCGATTGTCGCTCGACGAATTCTCATTGCCCAAGTTCTACCTCCTGTTCGGCATCAGTAAAGTGAAATCAGCTGCGGTGACAGCTTTCCGATCTAGTTGTCGCCATCCGCCCGACAAGTGGTTGGGAAACGAACGAGTCTCACAACCGTTACCGGCTGATCGTGAACGCTTATCGCTGCCATCGCTTGAAGTGATTACCGATGCATTGCTTGAAATAATGGAGTCTTGTATGCGAGACATTCCCGATTGCGATTGGTTGCAAACGTGGACGTCTTTGGCACGTAGTTTTGCATTTTGCTACAATCCAG CATTACAACCCAGAGCATTGATTGTGTACGGCTGCATCAGCAAAAGTGTTACCGACCAAGACGTTAAGCAATTGTTAAGAATTTTGGTGAAGGCATTGGAATCGTTCAATGACGTTGTCTTGATTGAAGCTTTGGTGATGAGTCTGACACGGATACAACCTCTACTGCGACCG GAATCTCCAATCCATCGGGCTTTGTTCTGGGTGGCAATATCCGTTCTTCAATTGGATGAGATAAGTTTGTACGCAGCCGGCTTAGCATTGCTCGAACAAAACTTGCACACACTCAACTCACAAGGAACATTTGACAAGACC acCATTGTCGATGTGATGACAGTAACCAGAGAGCCGCTCGAGTGGCATTTTAAGCAATTGGACCATGCGGTTGGCCTTTCGTTCAAAAGTAATTTCCATTTTGCGTTGGTTGGCCACTTGTTGAAAGGTTTCCGTCACCCGACTCCAACAACTGTTTCGCGCACGTCACGAGTACTAACCATGCTACTGGGCATCATTGCCAAACCATTGCGTCGTGATAAGTTCGAGGTGACATCGGAAAGTGTTGCTTATTTGACGG CGTTAGTTGCAGTGTCCGAAGAGGTACGATCAAGGTGTCACGTCAAGCACACACTTCCACGATGGCCCGTCGAATCGAATGTCAATGAAATCAGCGACACAACAAATATGGCAAATCATGGG ATGGGAATGCCATTATCGCGTCGCCAGAAATCGTGGGATATACTGGATCAATCAGCTATCGCATTTGCGCGTCAGCACAAAGTGCCAGCGCATCAG GAACCTCCCATCAATAAGGGGAAAGGATGGCGAAGTTTTGATTTGAATGCCACTGCAACGAATTCGATAAATTCTGCTGTTGCCCATCATAACTCATCATATCTACATGTTTATCAGCGTCAAGATTTCAAAAATCGTAGATCATCGTCCGAACCACCGGTTCAAGACACGTCGTCGCCGTCGATCAGTCGTAGCGCattattgaatttgaatagCGCGTGTTTCAGTCGTGATGCCGTTGAGTGTGATGATGGGCAAAGCAAAGACAGTGGGTTTATTGAATGTCTGCAAAACATATCATCATCAGTAGAA GAACGCGGATCACGGTCGTCTGTATCAAATGAATCGAACGTTCTACTGGACCCGGAAGTTCTGCCAGACTTGTCAACGCAAGCACTAGTCCTAACAGTATTGGCCACATTAGTGAAATACTCCACCGATGAAACGGAAACGCGAGTTCTCTATCAGTATTTAGCTGAAGGATCCGTTGTTTTTCCACGTGTCTTTCCGGTGAT acATTCGTTGCTCGATCAGAAGATAAACAATATCTTGTCGGTGTCGAATGACCAGCTGGTTTTGATGGCCGTGCAAAGTATAATACAGAATATGTTAGCCACAGAAGATGCGTCACAGCAACAATTGCATTTTCTGCAAAGTTGTGGCTTCGGCGGTTTGTGGCGATTTGCCGGTCCATTCACAAAG TACAACATGATGGGAGAGTCATCCGAACTGTTTGTCAACTGCTTGGAAGCAATGGTCGAAACTTGTCTTCCAGTCGAAGAATCCGCACCAGTTCCACCGTCACCGAGACCATACCATTTAAGTTCTAGTCTAAGCAGTTTAACGTTGGGTTCCCCAACCGATAAGG CATTCTCGTCAGAATCGCTGGATTGTCATGATGGATTCGGCGGAAGTGTGAATTCATTGCGCCGAGCTTCTTGTAGCAAGGCTAGAACAACAAAGCACCGTTTAACCGACAGTCCAACTCATGGATAG